TACAGCAGCCACTCTTTAGATAATTATTCTACTTTTTCAAATTGATCCTTTGCTACTCCGCAAACAGGGCAAACCCAGTCGTCCGGAAGATCTTCAAATGCTGTCCCCGCAGGTATAC
Above is a window of Clostridiales bacterium DNA encoding:
- a CDS encoding rubredoxin translates to MAKYQCSVCGYIYDPSVGDPDAGIPAGTAFEDLPDDWVCPVCGVAKDQFEKVE